One genomic region from Frateuria soli encodes:
- the zapE gene encoding cell division protein ZapE: protein MTDLTPSARYHEGVAAHRWEADPAQLAVLPDFDRMHAALCTPPENGGLFGRLKSLFGEDGRAPVPGLYLWGSVGRGKTFLMDLFAASLPHGVALRRHYHRFMGEVHAHLRELGERADPLEDVAEGLAGRCRVLCLDEFLVNDIGDAMILANLLDALFRRGVALVTTSNTPPKNLYRDGLQRARFLPAIALIEQHCRVVEMASPRDWRLRALAQAPVYLTPPGAEAERALARIFASQAQGEAREDVTLEINGRPIPARRQAAGVLWFDFEALCEGPRAVADYIALARQVPTVILSNVPQFSIYSEDAARRFLLMVDEFYDRAVKLVLSAAAPITELYDGERHRAEFSRTESRLIEMQSEDYLALPHRPD, encoded by the coding sequence ATGACCGACCTCACCCCCTCCGCCCGTTACCACGAAGGCGTCGCCGCCCATCGCTGGGAAGCCGACCCCGCGCAGCTGGCCGTGCTGCCGGATTTCGACCGCATGCACGCAGCGCTGTGCACGCCGCCGGAGAACGGGGGCCTGTTCGGCCGGCTCAAATCGCTGTTCGGCGAGGACGGGCGCGCACCGGTGCCGGGCCTGTACCTGTGGGGCAGCGTCGGCCGCGGCAAGACCTTCCTGATGGACCTGTTCGCCGCCAGCCTGCCGCACGGCGTGGCATTGCGGCGGCATTACCACCGCTTCATGGGCGAGGTGCACGCGCACCTGCGCGAACTGGGCGAGCGCGCCGATCCGCTGGAGGACGTCGCCGAAGGCCTGGCCGGACGCTGTCGCGTGCTCTGCCTGGACGAGTTCCTGGTCAACGACATCGGCGATGCGATGATCCTGGCCAACCTGCTCGATGCGCTGTTCCGCCGCGGCGTGGCGCTGGTCACCACCTCCAACACGCCGCCGAAGAATCTCTACCGCGATGGCCTGCAGCGTGCCCGCTTCCTGCCGGCCATCGCGCTGATCGAACAACACTGCCGCGTCGTGGAGATGGCTTCGCCCCGCGACTGGCGCCTGCGCGCGCTGGCCCAGGCGCCGGTCTACCTGACCCCGCCGGGCGCCGAGGCCGAGCGTGCACTGGCGCGCATCTTCGCCAGCCAGGCACAGGGTGAAGCGCGCGAGGACGTCACGCTGGAGATCAACGGGCGCCCCATCCCGGCGCGCCGGCAGGCGGCGGGCGTGCTGTGGTTCGACTTCGAGGCGCTGTGCGAGGGCCCGCGCGCGGTGGCCGACTACATCGCGCTGGCGCGGCAGGTACCCACCGTGATCCTCTCCAACGTGCCGCAGTTTTCCATCTACAGCGAGGACGCCGCGCGGCGCTTCCTGCTGATGGTGGACGAGTTCTACGACCGTGCCGTCAAGCTGGTGCTCTCGGCCGCCGCGCCGATCACCGAGCTGTACGACGGCGAACGCCACCGCGCCGAGTTCAGCCGCACCGAATCGCGGTTGATCGAGATGCAGAGCGAGGACTACCTGGCGCTGCCGCACCGTCCCGACTGA
- a CDS encoding alpha/beta hydrolase — protein MTPTTIPDNPASFPVEEASFALDGPAGKLEAIGNVAEPADARRGVAVICHPNPVQGGTMHNKVVTMVERSLRESGLDTVRFNFRGTGASEGSYDEGNGEGEDLAAVVAWVRRVRPGDVLWLAGFSFGSYVTIRNAVRLGAAALVSIAPPAGRFALTDIEPPRCPWLIVQGEADEVVEPQAVFDWIESLPVEPEVVRMPETSHFFHRRLMDLRGAVKHAVQPWLPPRRTA, from the coding sequence ATGACGCCCACCACCATTCCCGACAATCCGGCCTCGTTTCCCGTCGAAGAGGCGAGCTTCGCGCTCGACGGCCCGGCCGGCAAGCTGGAGGCGATCGGCAACGTCGCCGAGCCCGCCGACGCCCGCCGCGGCGTGGCGGTGATCTGCCATCCCAATCCCGTGCAGGGCGGCACCATGCACAACAAGGTGGTGACGATGGTCGAGCGCAGCCTGCGCGAGTCGGGGCTGGACACGGTGCGCTTCAACTTCCGCGGTACCGGCGCCTCCGAAGGCAGCTACGACGAGGGCAACGGTGAAGGCGAGGACCTGGCCGCGGTGGTCGCCTGGGTGCGTCGCGTGCGCCCGGGCGACGTGCTGTGGCTGGCCGGGTTCTCCTTCGGCAGCTACGTCACCATCCGCAACGCGGTGCGCCTGGGTGCGGCCGCGCTGGTCAGCATCGCGCCGCCGGCCGGACGCTTCGCGCTGACCGACATCGAGCCGCCGCGATGTCCCTGGCTGATCGTGCAGGGCGAGGCCGACGAAGTGGTCGAGCCGCAGGCGGTGTTCGACTGGATCGAGAGTCTGCCGGTCGAGCCCGAAGTGGTGCGCATGCCCGAGACCAGCCACTTCTTCCATCGCCGGCTGATGGACCTGCGCGGGGCGGTCAAGCATGCCGTGCAGCCGTGGCTGCCACCGCGGCGGACGGCATGA
- a CDS encoding ACP phosphodiesterase, translating to MNHLAHALLAGADEGRILGGVLGDFVRGTPDPALPSGVREGIALHRAIDGFTDRHPEVVAARALFEPPYRRYAGIALDMWFDHLLARDFARWSTLPLPAFSTGLRGLLDRQDALLPSTARRFAHYMQANDLPAAYAEPEVLERALAGIGQRLRRDNPLGRMLPVLQDMEAPLQARFDAFFPDLQRFATHWDPTAPR from the coding sequence ATGAACCATCTTGCACACGCGCTGCTGGCCGGCGCCGACGAAGGGCGGATCCTTGGCGGGGTGCTGGGCGACTTCGTGCGCGGCACGCCCGATCCGGCGCTGCCTTCCGGCGTGCGCGAGGGGATCGCGCTGCATCGGGCGATCGACGGCTTCACCGATCGCCACCCCGAGGTGGTGGCGGCGCGAGCGCTGTTCGAGCCGCCATACCGACGCTACGCCGGCATCGCCCTGGACATGTGGTTCGACCATCTGCTGGCGCGCGATTTCGCCCGCTGGTCGACGCTGCCGTTGCCGGCCTTCTCGACCGGCCTGCGCGGGCTGCTGGACCGGCAGGACGCGCTCTTGCCGTCGACCGCGCGACGTTTCGCGCACTACATGCAGGCCAACGACCTGCCCGCCGCGTATGCCGAGCCCGAGGTGCTGGAGCGCGCGCTCGCCGGCATCGGGCAACGCCTGCGGCGCGACAACCCGCTGGGGCGGATGCTGCCGGTCCTGCAGGACATGGAGGCACCGCTGCAGGCGCGCTTCGACGCGTTCTTCCCCGACCTGCAACGCTTCGCCACCCACTGGGACCCCACCGCTCCCCGGTAG
- a CDS encoding c-type cytochrome: MTKSDQSFIRQFSWLIAGLHVLALVLLIMAYSIHARSAKETNPHAAQKVAQRLAPAGAVYAGDTGRAAMLAAQDAAAKAAASQVAFGGSTDGKTIYEGLCHSCHTAGVAGAPKLGDKAAWAPRIAQGIDTLVKHAIEGYHGPDGNFMPPKGGMPSLTDEQVANTVKWIVDQAK, encoded by the coding sequence ATGACCAAATCGGACCAGAGCTTCATCCGCCAGTTCAGCTGGCTGATCGCCGGTCTCCACGTATTGGCGCTGGTGTTGCTGATCATGGCCTACAGCATCCATGCCCGCTCGGCGAAGGAAACCAACCCGCACGCCGCGCAGAAGGTCGCCCAGCGACTGGCGCCGGCCGGCGCCGTCTATGCCGGCGACACCGGCCGCGCGGCGATGCTGGCCGCGCAGGACGCAGCGGCCAAGGCCGCCGCCTCGCAGGTCGCCTTCGGCGGCAGCACCGACGGCAAGACCATCTACGAGGGGCTCTGCCACAGCTGCCACACCGCCGGTGTGGCCGGTGCGCCCAAGCTGGGCGACAAGGCCGCCTGGGCGCCGCGCATCGCGCAGGGCATCGACACGCTGGTCAAGCACGCGATCGAGGGTTACCACGGTCCGGACGGCAACTTCATGCCGCCCAAGGGTGGCATGCCCTCGCTCACCGACGAGCAGGTCGCCAACACGGTCAAGTGGATCGTGGACCAGGCCAAGTAA
- a CDS encoding efflux RND transporter periplasmic adaptor subunit: protein MSRFWKIALVVVVVLVLAFVGLRLMHKPAGQPGQANAQDPGKEGQQPPVPVTVVPVARQDVPVYLTALGTVQALNTVAISPQVSGRLISLEFTEGQPVKKGQVLARIDPRSFQATYDQAVARLHQDQAQLATAKANYSRSQELGPKGYIAKQDLDALRNTVRQLEATLASDQAQIRDAEVQLGYTKVVSPIDGLAGIRGVDPGNVVTTASTIVTLTQLHPINVMFNLPEQNLDVVREAAMGKGELSVAVLDRGDAHVIADGGVLKVIDNQIDASTGTFRLKSEFPNAKNELWPGQFVNVRLKVRTVGGGLVIPSQAVQRGPDGDYVYLLQPDNTVKMQPVQVAQEVGDSAVMIASGLSQGQKVVTEGQFRLKPGSKVNPLKPGEVPPAPTKEELEKAKKNGGGRRGH, encoded by the coding sequence ATGTCGCGTTTTTGGAAGATCGCGCTGGTCGTGGTGGTGGTGCTGGTGCTGGCCTTCGTCGGCCTGCGCCTGATGCACAAGCCGGCCGGCCAGCCAGGCCAGGCCAATGCCCAGGATCCGGGCAAGGAAGGCCAGCAACCGCCGGTGCCGGTAACCGTGGTGCCGGTGGCGCGGCAGGACGTGCCGGTGTACCTGACCGCGCTGGGCACGGTCCAGGCGCTCAACACGGTCGCGATCAGCCCGCAGGTGAGCGGCCGCCTGATCAGCCTGGAGTTCACCGAAGGCCAGCCGGTCAAGAAGGGCCAGGTGCTGGCGCGGATCGACCCGCGCAGCTTCCAGGCCACCTATGACCAGGCCGTGGCGCGGCTGCACCAGGACCAGGCGCAGCTGGCCACCGCCAAGGCCAACTACTCGCGCAGCCAGGAGCTGGGGCCGAAGGGCTACATCGCCAAGCAGGACCTGGATGCGCTGCGCAACACCGTGCGCCAGCTGGAGGCGACGCTCGCCTCCGACCAGGCGCAGATCCGCGATGCCGAAGTGCAACTGGGCTACACCAAGGTCGTTTCGCCGATCGACGGCCTGGCCGGCATCCGCGGCGTCGATCCGGGCAACGTGGTCACCACCGCCAGCACGATCGTCACGTTGACCCAGCTGCATCCGATCAACGTCATGTTCAACCTGCCCGAGCAGAACCTGGACGTGGTGCGCGAGGCGGCAATGGGCAAGGGCGAGCTGTCGGTGGCCGTGCTCGACCGTGGCGATGCGCACGTGATCGCCGACGGCGGCGTGCTCAAGGTGATCGACAACCAGATCGACGCCAGCACCGGCACCTTCCGCCTGAAGTCGGAATTTCCCAACGCGAAGAACGAACTGTGGCCCGGCCAGTTCGTCAACGTGCGGCTGAAGGTGCGCACCGTCGGCGGCGGCCTGGTGATCCCGTCCCAGGCCGTGCAGCGTGGCCCGGATGGCGACTACGTCTACCTGCTGCAGCCGGACAACACGGTCAAGATGCAGCCGGTGCAGGTGGCGCAGGAAGTGGGCGACAGCGCGGTGATGATCGCCAGCGGGCTGAGCCAGGGCCAGAAGGTGGTGACCGAAGGCCAGTTCCGCCTCAAGCCCGGCAGCAAGGTCAATCCGCTCAAGCCCGGCGAGGTGCCGCCGGCGCCGACCAAGGAAGAGCTGGAGAAGGCCAAGAAGAATGGCGGCGGTCGCCGCGGGCACTGA
- a CDS encoding efflux RND transporter permease subunit, whose protein sequence is MGFSTLFIRRPIATSLLMVAVLLLGVLGYRQLPVSALPEIDAPSLVVTTQYPGASATTMAALVTTPLERQLGQISGLSMMSSDSSAGLSTIILQFNMDRDIDIAAQDVQAAISSAKGTLPNNLPYPPVYNRVNPADAPILTLMLTSDSRQLREVNDLADSIIAQKLSQVQGVGLVSIAGNVRPAVRVQVNPSQLSNLGLTLEDVRAALQAANVNAPKGTLNGATQSYSIGTNDQLTDAAAYAQTIISYKDGAPVRLKDVARVVDGVENDQLAAWANGKPAVLLDIRRQPGANIVQTVEQIRAVLPSLQAVLPADVHLDVFADRTVTIRASVHDVEFTLILTVCLVVGVIFVFLRRLWATIIPSIAVPLSLMGTFGVMAFTGMSLDNLSLMALTVATGFVVDDAIVMIENIVRYIEQGKSGKEAAEIGAKEIGFTVLSLTVSLIAVFLPLLLMPGVTGRLFHEFAWVLTIAVAISMLVSLTLTPMMCAYLLKPDQLPEGDDAHERHAAAGKRGVWLRTVDFYGRTLDWVLDHRRLTIIVAAATVVLTIILYVVIPKGLLPEQDTGLVTGVVQADENIAFPQMEQRTRAVAEALRADPAVSGVAAFIGAGTINPTLNQGQLSIVLKDRGDRGGLDEVMPRLQDAVANIPGVALYLKPVQDVTLDSRVAATEYQYSLSEVNSEDLARRAEQMTQALRQRPELADVDNNLVNQGNALKLTIDREKASRLGVPVQTIDDTLYDAFGQRQISTIFTQLNQYRVVLEVAPEFRSSRDLLNKLTVRGNGSGALTGSNATSFGQLTSANSATPSGIGNTGNVGFQVGGGGTIPIASLATAEVTSAPLVVSHQQQLPAVTVSFNLAPGYSLSQAVDAIHEVEAQLDFPPQVRGQFIGKAAEFNASIGDEVLLLLAAIVVIYIVLGVLYESYIHPLTIISTLPPAGVGALLALILCGMSLSVDGIVGIVLLIGIVKKNAIMMIDFAIEAQRDGMSAREAIRRACLLRFRPIMMTTAAAMLGALPLALGNGIGAELRRPLGVSIVGGLLLSQLVTLYTTPVIYLYMERFSDWLRLRRERRVLERAEADARAA, encoded by the coding sequence ATGGGCTTCTCCACCCTCTTCATCCGCCGCCCGATCGCCACCTCGCTGCTGATGGTCGCGGTGCTGCTGCTGGGCGTGCTCGGCTACCGCCAGCTGCCGGTGTCGGCGTTGCCGGAGATCGACGCGCCCAGCCTGGTCGTGACCACGCAATATCCCGGTGCCAGCGCCACCACCATGGCAGCGCTGGTGACCACGCCGCTGGAGCGCCAGCTGGGCCAGATCTCGGGCCTGTCGATGATGAGCTCCGATTCGTCCGCCGGCCTGTCGACGATCATCCTGCAGTTCAACATGGACCGGGACATCGACATCGCCGCGCAGGACGTGCAGGCGGCGATCAGTTCGGCCAAGGGCACGCTGCCCAACAACCTGCCCTACCCGCCGGTCTACAACCGCGTGAACCCGGCCGACGCGCCGATCCTCACGCTGATGCTCACCTCCGACAGCCGGCAACTGCGCGAGGTGAACGACCTCGCCGACTCGATCATCGCGCAGAAGCTCTCGCAGGTGCAGGGCGTGGGCCTGGTGTCGATCGCCGGCAACGTGCGCCCGGCCGTGCGCGTGCAGGTCAATCCCTCGCAGCTGTCCAATCTGGGCCTGACCCTGGAGGACGTGCGCGCCGCGCTGCAGGCGGCCAACGTCAACGCACCCAAGGGCACGCTCAACGGCGCCACCCAGAGCTACTCGATCGGCACCAACGACCAGCTGACCGACGCGGCCGCCTACGCGCAGACCATCATCAGCTACAAGGACGGCGCGCCGGTACGCCTGAAGGACGTCGCGCGCGTGGTCGACGGCGTGGAGAACGACCAGCTCGCCGCCTGGGCCAACGGCAAGCCGGCGGTGCTGCTGGACATCCGCCGCCAGCCGGGCGCCAACATCGTGCAGACGGTCGAGCAGATCCGTGCCGTGCTGCCTTCGCTGCAGGCGGTGCTGCCGGCCGACGTGCACCTGGACGTGTTCGCCGACCGCACGGTGACCATCCGCGCCTCGGTGCACGACGTGGAGTTCACGCTGATCCTCACCGTGTGCCTGGTGGTGGGCGTGATCTTCGTGTTCCTGCGCCGGTTGTGGGCCACGATCATCCCTTCGATCGCGGTGCCGCTGTCGCTGATGGGCACCTTCGGTGTGATGGCCTTCACCGGCATGTCGCTGGACAACCTCTCGCTGATGGCGCTGACCGTGGCCACCGGTTTCGTGGTCGACGATGCGATCGTGATGATCGAGAACATCGTGCGCTACATCGAGCAGGGCAAGAGCGGCAAGGAGGCGGCCGAGATCGGCGCGAAGGAAATCGGCTTCACGGTGCTGTCGCTGACCGTTTCGCTGATCGCCGTGTTCCTGCCGCTGCTGCTGATGCCGGGCGTCACCGGCCGCCTGTTCCACGAGTTCGCCTGGGTGCTGACCATCGCGGTGGCGATCTCGATGCTGGTGTCGCTGACGCTGACGCCGATGATGTGTGCGTATCTCCTGAAGCCCGACCAGCTCCCGGAAGGCGACGACGCGCACGAGCGCCATGCGGCCGCCGGCAAGCGTGGCGTGTGGCTGCGCACGGTCGACTTCTACGGTCGCACGCTGGACTGGGTGCTCGACCATCGCCGCCTGACCATCATCGTGGCGGCGGCCACCGTGGTGCTCACGATCATCCTCTACGTGGTGATCCCCAAGGGCCTGCTGCCCGAGCAGGACACCGGCCTGGTCACGGGCGTGGTGCAGGCCGACGAGAACATCGCCTTCCCGCAGATGGAACAGCGCACCAGGGCGGTGGCCGAAGCGCTGCGCGCCGACCCGGCCGTGTCCGGCGTCGCCGCGTTCATCGGCGCCGGCACCATCAACCCCACGCTCAACCAGGGCCAGCTCTCGATCGTGCTGAAGGACCGCGGCGACCGCGGCGGCCTGGACGAGGTGATGCCGCGGCTGCAGGACGCGGTAGCCAACATCCCCGGCGTGGCGCTGTACCTCAAGCCCGTGCAGGACGTGACGCTGGACAGCCGCGTGGCCGCCACCGAGTACCAGTATTCGCTGTCGGAGGTGAACTCCGAAGACCTGGCCAGGCGCGCCGAGCAGATGACCCAGGCGCTGCGCCAGCGGCCCGAGCTGGCCGACGTGGACAACAACCTGGTCAACCAGGGCAACGCGCTCAAGCTCACCATCGACCGCGAGAAGGCCAGCCGCCTGGGCGTGCCGGTGCAGACCATCGACGACACGCTGTACGACGCCTTCGGCCAGCGCCAGATCTCGACCATCTTCACCCAGTTGAACCAGTACCGCGTGGTGCTGGAGGTGGCGCCGGAGTTCCGCTCCAGCCGTGACCTGCTGAACAAGCTGACCGTGCGCGGCAACGGTTCGGGCGCGCTGACCGGCTCCAACGCCACCAGCTTCGGCCAGCTCACCTCGGCCAACTCGGCGACCCCGTCGGGCATCGGCAACACCGGCAACGTCGGCTTCCAGGTCGGTGGTGGCGGCACGATTCCGATCGCTTCGCTGGCCACCGCCGAAGTCACCAGTGCGCCGCTGGTGGTCAGCCACCAGCAGCAGCTGCCGGCGGTGACGGTGTCGTTCAACCTGGCGCCGGGCTACTCGCTGTCGCAGGCGGTCGATGCGATCCACGAGGTCGAGGCGCAGCTGGATTTCCCGCCGCAGGTGCGTGGCCAGTTCATCGGCAAGGCGGCCGAGTTCAACGCCTCGATCGGCGACGAGGTGCTGCTGCTGCTCGCGGCGATCGTGGTGATCTACATCGTGCTGGGCGTGCTCTACGAGAGCTACATCCATCCGCTGACGATCATCTCGACGCTGCCGCCGGCCGGCGTGGGTGCCCTGCTGGCGCTGATCCTGTGCGGCATGAGCCTGTCGGTGGATGGCATCGTGGGCATCGTGCTGCTGATCGGCATCGTCAAGAAGAACGCGATCATGATGATCGACTTCGCGATCGAGGCGCAGCGCGACGGTATGAGCGCTCGCGAGGCGATCCGCCGTGCCTGCCTGCTGCGCTTCCGTCCGATCATGATGACCACCGCCGCGGCCATGCTCGGCGCGCTTCCGCTGGCGCTTGGCAACGGTATCGGTGCGGAGCTGCGTCGACCGCTGGGCGTGTCGATCGTGGGCGGCCTGCTGCTTTCGCAGCTGGTCACGCTGTACACCACGCCGGTGATCTACCTCTACATGGAGCGTTTCTCCGACTGGCTGCGACTGCGCCGCGAGCGGCGGGTGCTGGAGCGCGCCGAGGCCGACGCCCGCGCAGCCTGA